One window from the genome of Aeromonas sp. FDAARGOS 1405 encodes:
- the prfB gene encoding peptide chain release factor 2 (programmed frameshift), protein MFEVNPVLNKLKELSERTELLRGYLDYDAKKERLEEVNAELEQPDVWNEPERAQALGKERVALENVVGTIDTLTQGVDDVEMLVSLAVEGEDEETFNEAIAESEQLEAKLVDLEFRRMFSGQHDGSDCYIDIQSGSGGTEAQDWANMVLRMYLRWGDAHGYKPELIECSEGDVAGIKSATIKFTGEYAFGWLRTETGVHRLVRKSPFDSGGRRHTSFCSVFVYPEIDDDIDIEINPADLRIDVYRASGAGGQHVNRTESAVRITHVPTGVVVQCQNDRSQHKNKDQCMKQLKAKLYELEIQKQNAEKQALEETKSDIGWGSQIRSYVLDDSRIKDLRTGVETRNTQSVLDGDLDKFIEASLKSGL, encoded by the exons ATGTTCGAAGTTAATCCCGTATTAAATAAACTTAAGGAGCTGTCTGAGCGGACCGAGCTTCTTAGGGGGTACCTT GACTATGACGCCAAGAAAGAGCGTCTAGAAGAGGTCAACGCCGAGCTGGAACAGCCGGACGTATGGAATGAACCCGAGCGCGCACAGGCGCTGGGCAAAGAGCGCGTCGCGCTGGAAAACGTGGTCGGCACCATCGACACCCTGACCCAGGGCGTGGATGACGTCGAGATGCTGGTGAGCCTGGCCGTGGAAGGAGAAGACGAAGAGACCTTCAACGAAGCTATCGCCGAATCCGAGCAACTGGAAGCCAAGCTGGTGGACCTCGAGTTCCGCCGCATGTTCTCCGGCCAGCACGACGGCTCCGACTGCTATATCGACATCCAGTCCGGCTCCGGTGGTACCGAAGCGCAGGATTGGGCCAACATGGTGCTGCGCATGTACCTGCGCTGGGGCGATGCCCACGGCTACAAGCCCGAGCTGATTGAATGCTCCGAAGGCGACGTGGCCGGTATCAAATCCGCCACCATCAAGTTCACCGGCGAATATGCATTCGGCTGGCTGCGTACCGAAACCGGCGTACACCGTCTGGTTCGCAAGTCTCCGTTCGATTCCGGTGGCCGCCGTCACACCTCCTTCTGTTCTGTGTTCGTCTACCCCGAGATCGACGACGATATCGATATCGAGATCAACCCGGCGGATCTGCGGATCGACGTCTACCGTGCCTCCGGTGCCGGTGGTCAGCACGTTAACCGAACCGAATCCGCGGTACGTATTACCCACGTTCCGACCGGTGTCGTGGTACAGTGCCAGAACGACCGTTCCCAGCACAAAAACAAAGACCAGTGTATGAAGCAGCTGAAAGCCAAGCTCTACGAGCTGGAAATTCAGAAGCAGAACGCTGAGAAACAAGCCCTGGAAGAGACCAAGTCTGATATCGGTTGGGGCAGCCAGATCCGTTCCTATGTGCTGGATGACTCCCGTATCAAGGATCTGCGCACCGGCGTCGAAACCCGTAATACCCAATCGGTGCTCGACGGTGACTTGGACAAGTTTATCGAAGCCAGCCTGAAATCAGGTCTGTAA